From the Leptotrichia sp. oral taxon 223 genome, the window TCTTCTTGACAGCACAATAAAAAAAATTAGGCAAAAATTGGGAAAAGAAAAAATTAAGACTGTGAGAGGAATTGGGTATATTTTAAAAATATGAAAAAAATAAGATTAAAAAAGATAAAAGACAAAATAATTTTTGCAAATACGGTAAGTCTAGTTTTTATCTCGTTTATAATTATCTTGGGAATGACCATATTTTTAATTCATAAAGCTGTTGAAGCTGAAACTAAAGAAATGGATAAACTTGTCTTATCTGCCATTGAAAAATTAAATAATGTTCCGATTGATAAATTGAAACAGACTTACAAAAACTACGATTATGCCGATAAACAATACATTTCTCTTGCGGTTGAAAAAAATGGGGATTTCATTTATTTGACAGATGACGAAAATCGTTCGGATTTTAAGAAAATTGAAGTGAATAAACTTGAAACAAAATGGGACAGATTTGTCTACAAAAGAATTTACACTGTGAATAATACAAAATATTATGCAATAAGAAATTTTAAATTTATGGAAGCACATGAAATCTTGTATGTTATGCTTGTAATGTTTGTTTTAATCACAATTTCGATTATTATAATTTCAAAAATTGTAGCAGAGTATGTATTAAATCCGTTGTCAAATATAATTTTTCAAAGTAAGGAAATAAATAATCATAATATTGACGCACAATTGACCAAAACAAGGGATGATGAAATTGGAGAATTAATTGATGTTTTAAATGAAACTTTTAAGAAAAAAGAGGAGATTATAGAAAGTCAAAAAACATTTTCTTCCGATGTGTCACATGAATTAAAGACGCCTCTTGCTATAATGAAAGGTTATTTAGATATATTAGAATGGGGGAAAAATGACAAAGATTTATTAAATGAAGCCATTGAAAATTTGAATCTTGAGGTAAAAAATATTGAAAGAATAATAAATACATTATTTTTAAGTTCGAATCTTGAAAAGATAACAATAAAAAAAGAAATTATCAATGTAAATTCTCTTTTTGAAAAAATAAAAAAAGATTACGAGCTTTTAAATATTGAAAGAAAAATTATAGTAAAAGTGGACGAGAAAATAAATATTTTTGCTGATAAAAACCTAATTTCAGAAGTTTTACGTGGATTAATAGACAATAGTATAAAATATTCTATTGGAAATATTGAATTAATTGCCAAAGAAGATGAAATGGTTGAAATTATCGTAAGAAATTATGGAGAAGGGATTCCTGAGGAAGAGAAGAAAAAACTGTTTAACCGTAATTTTCAAGGCAAA encodes:
- a CDS encoding sensor histidine kinase KdpD; its protein translation is MKKIRLKKIKDKIIFANTVSLVFISFIIILGMTIFLIHKAVEAETKEMDKLVLSAIEKLNNVPIDKLKQTYKNYDYADKQYISLAVEKNGDFIYLTDDENRSDFKKIEVNKLETKWDRFVYKRIYTVNNTKYYAIRNFKFMEAHEILYVMLVMFVLITISIIIISKIVAEYVLNPLSNIIFQSKEINNHNIDAQLTKTRDDEIGELIDVLNETFKKKEEIIESQKTFSSDVSHELKTPLAIMKGYLDILEWGKNDKDLLNEAIENLNLEVKNIERIINTLFLSSNLEKITIKKEIINVNSLFEKIKKDYELLNIERKIIVKVDEKINIFADKNLISEVLRGLIDNSIKYSIGNIELIAKEDEMVEIIVRNYGEGIPEEEKKKLFNRNFQGKNAKKGVGLGLSIIKDIILLNDGEIYLENRKDGVDVRMLFKKMDYENE